The following proteins come from a genomic window of Eleginops maclovinus isolate JMC-PN-2008 ecotype Puerto Natales chromosome 8, JC_Emac_rtc_rv5, whole genome shotgun sequence:
- the tln1 gene encoding talin-1 → MVALSLKIGVGNVVKTMQFEPSTMVYDACRIIRERVPEAQLGQPNDYGLFLSDEDPKKGIWLEAGKALDYYMLRNGDTLEYKKKQRPLKIRMLDGTVKTVMVDDSKIVSDMLMTICARIGITNYDEYSLVRDIGEEKKEETTGTLKRDKTLLRDDKKMEKLKQKLHTDDELNWLDHGRTLREQGVEETEMLLLRRKFFYSDQNVDSRDPVQLNLLYVQARDDILNGSHPVSFDKACEFAGYQCQIQFGDHNETKHKPGFLDLKEFLPKEYIKNKGEKRIFQAHKNSQNMTEIEAKVSYVKLARSLKTYGVSFFLVKEKMKGKNKLVPRLLGITKECVMRVDEKTKEVIQEWNLTNIKRWAASPKSFTLDFGDYQDGYYSVQTTEGEQIAQLIAGYIDIILKKKKSKDHFGLEGDEESTMLEDSVSPKKSTVMQQQFNRVGKVETGSVALPAIMRSGAGGPESFQMGSMPQAKQHITSGQMHRGHMPPLTSAQQALTGTINCSMQAVQAAQASLDDFDTLPPLGTDAASQAWRKNKMDESKHEIHSQVDAITAGTASMVNLTAGDPAETDYTAVGCAVTTISSNLTEMSKGVKLLAALMEDEGANGQQLLGAAKNLACAVSDMLKTAQPANTEPRQILLQAAGNVGQASGELLSHIGETDTDPQFQDMLMQLAKAVANAAAALVLKAKNVAQKTEDSAQQNRVIAAATQCALSTSQLVACTRVVAPTISSPVCQEQLIEAGKLVAKSVEGCVEASQGATQDEGLLKQVGVAATGVTQALNELLQHIKQYASGGHPIGRHGEATDRILDVTENIFSSMGDAGEMVRQARILAQATSDLVNAIKMDAEGESDLENSRKLLSAAKLLADATAKMVEAAKGAAANPDSEEQQQKLREAAEGLRMATNAAAQNAIKKRLVNKLENAAKQAAAAATQTIAAAQHAASSSRNQAAQQQLVQSCKVVAEQIPQLVQGVRGSQSQPDSPSAQLALISASQNFLQPGAKMVTASKATVPTIGDQASGMQLSQCAKNLASALAELRTTSQKAQEACGPLEIDNALSMVRGLEKELQEAKASAEAGKLKPLPGETLEKSSQDLGTSTKAVSSAMAQLLSEATQGNENYTGMAARDVAQALKSLASGARAVAATTNDPAARNAMLDCAGDVMDKSANLIEETKRAIAKPGDPESQQRLAQVAKAVSQALNRSVNCLPGQRDVDNAIRCVGEASKALLSDSFPSSGRSFQEVQGQLNEVAAGLNQSANEVVQASRGTTQDLARATSKFGQDFSNFLDAGVDMAGTSQSKEDQTQVVSNLKTISMSSSKLLLSAKALSTDPSSPNLKNQLAAAARAVTDSINQLITMCTQQAPGQKECDNALRELESVRGMLENPTEAVNDLSYFDCIDSVMENSKVLGESMAGISHNAKNSNLPEFGDSVSGGSKALCGLTEAAAQAAYLVGVSDPNSSAGQKGLVDPAQFARANQSIQMACQNLVDPSCTQSQVLSAATIVAKHTSALCNACRLASSKTPNPVAKRQFVQSAKEVANTTANLVKSIKALDGAFNQENREKCKAATGPLIEAVDNLTAFASNPEFASIPAQISPEGHAAMEPIVVAAKTMLESSTGLIQTARSLAVNPKDPPKWSVLAGHSRTVSDSIKKLITNMREKAPGQRECDDAIEVLNGCIREVDQASLAAISQQLTPREDISMEALHEQMAASVHEISNLIDPVAVAARSEASQLGHKVSQMSSYFEPLIMASIGTASKIVSSQQQMAVLDQTKTLTESALQMLYTAKEAGGNPKAAHMQEALEESVQMMKEAVDDLGATLAEAASAAGAVGGMVDSINDSINKMQDSPDMEPEGTFVDYQTTMVKTAKAIAVTVQEMVTKSNNNPDDLGGLANQLTNEFGNLADEAKYAAVTAENDEIGSHIKKQVGELGFSCTGLVTKAGALQCSPSDSFTKKELIESARKVSEKVSHVLASLQAGNRGTQACITAASAVSGIIADLDTTIMFATAGTLNRENAETFADHREYILKTAKALVEDTKLLVSGAGASQERLAQAAQSSVCTITKLADVVKLGAASLGSEDPETQVVLINAVKDVAKALGNLISTTKAAAGKPHDDPSMLQLKNSAKVMVTNVTSLLKTVKAVEDEATKGTRALEATIEHIKQELAVFSSSEPPPKTTTPEEFIRTTKGITMATAKAVAAGNSCRQEDIIATANLSRRAIADMLHSCKQAAYHPEVSKDVQMRALRYGNECASGYLGLLEHVLVIIQKPSYDLKQQLASYSKRVAGSVTELIQAAEAMKGTEWVDPEDPTVIAENELLGAAAAIEAAAKKLEQLRPRTKPKEADESLNFEEQILEAAKSIAAATSALVKAASAAQRELVAQGKVGAIQANAVDDGQWSQGLISAARMVAAATNNLCEAANSAVQGHASEEKLVSSAKQVSASTAQLLVACKVKADQDSQTMKRLQAAGNAVKRASDNLVKAAQKAAFDAQDDQAVVVKSKMVGGIAQIIAAQEEMLRKERELDEARKKLAMIRQQQYKFLPSELREDGQEQ, encoded by the exons ATGGTGGCCCTGTCCCTAAAGATCGGTGTGGGGAACGTGGTGAAGACCATGCAGTTTGAGCCCTCCACCATGGTGTACGACGCCTGCCGCATCATCAGGGAGCGAGTTCCTGAGGCACAGCTCGGCCAGC CCAATGACTATGGGCTGTTTCTGTCCGATGAAGACCCAAAGAAAGGCATCTGGCTGGAGGCGGGGAAGGCCCTGGACTACTACATGTTGAGGAATGGG GACACTCTGGAGTacaagaagaagcagagacCCCTGAAGATCCGCATGCTGGACGGCACCGTGAAGACCGTCATGGTGGACGACTCCAAGATCGTCAGTGACATGCTCATGACCATCTGCGCCAGGATAG GTATCACAAACTACGATGAGTACTCACTGGTGCGAGACATCGgtgaggagaagaaggaggagaccACAGGCACGCTGAAGAGAGACAAGACTCTGCTGAGAGACGACAAGAAGATGGAGAAGCTGAAGCAGAAGCTCCACACAGACGACGAGT TGAACTGGTTGGACCACGGCCGGACGTTGAGGGAGCAGGGAGTGGAGGAGACggagatgctgctgctgaggaggaagTTCTTCTACTCGGATCAGAACGTGGACTCCAGAGACCCGGTCCAGCTCAACCTGCTCTACGTACAG GCCCGTGATGACATCCTGAACGGCTCTCATCCGGTCTCCTTCGATAAGGCCTGTGAGTTTGCGGGCTATCAGTGTCAGATTCAGTTCGGAGACCACAACGAGACCAAACACAAGCCTGGATTCTTAGA TTTAAAGGAGTTCCTTCCCAAAGAGTACATCAAGaacaaaggagagaaaaggatcTTCCAG GCTCACAAAAACAGTCAGAACATGACGGAGATCGAGGCCAAAGTCAGCTACGTGAAGCTGGCCAGATCTCTGAAAACCTACGGAGTGTCCTTCTTCCTGGTCAAG GAGAAAATGAAGGGCAAGAACAAACTGGTGCCTCGCCTGCTGGGCATCACCAAGGAGTGTGTGATGAGGGTCGACGAGAAGACCAAGGAGGTGATCCAGGAGTGGAACCTGACCAACATCAAGCGCTGGGCCGCTTCGCCCAAGAGCTTCACCCTG GACTTCGGGGACTACCAGGATGGGTATTACTCTGTGCAGACCACTGAGGGGGAGCAGATCGCTCAGCTTATTGCCGGCTACATCGACATCATCCTCAAAAAG AAAAAGAGCAAAGACCACTTTGGCCTGGAGGGAGATGAAGAGTCCACCATGCTGGAAGACTCCGTGTCACCCAAAAA GTCCACGGTGATGCAGCAGCAGTTCAACAGGGTGGGGAAGGTGGAGACGGGCTCCGTGGCGCTGCCTGCCATCATGCGCTCCGGAGCCGGGGGTCCAGAGAGCTTCCAGATGGGCTCCATGCCTCAGGCCAAGCAGCACATCACCAGCGGACAGATGCACCGAGGACACATGCCTCCTCTG ACTTCAGCCCAGCAGGCTCTGACAGGAACCATCAACTGCAGCATGCAGGCGGTGCAGGCTGCCCAGGCCTCTCTGGACGACTTCGACACCCTGCCCCCCCTGGGAACGGACGCT GCATCCCAAGCCTGGCGCAAGAACAAAATGGATGAGTCCAAACATGAGATCCACTCCCAGGTGGACGCCATCACAGCCGGCACAGCCTCCATGGTGAACCTGactgcag GCGACCCAGCAGAGACGGACTACACGGCGGTGGGCTGCGCGGTCACCACCATCTCCTCCAACCTGACGGAGATGTCGAAGGGAGTGAAGCTGCTGGCGGCGCTGATGGAGGACGAAGGAGCCAACGGGCAGCAGCTGCTCGGCGCCGCCAAGAACCTGGCCTGCGCCGTGTCCGACATGCTGAAGACCGCCCAGCCGGCCAACAccgag cctCGTCAGATCCTGCTGCAGGCTGCAGGAAACGTGGGCCAGGCCAGCGGAGAGCTGCTGTCCCACATCGGAGAGACGGACACTGACCCTCAGTTCCAG GACATGCTGATGCAGTTGGCTAAGGCTGTGGCTAACGCGGCCGCAGCTCTGGTGCTGAAGGCTAAGAACGTGGCTCAGAAGACGGAGGACTCGGCCCAGCAGAACCGGGTCATCGCTGCAGCCACGCAGTGTGCCCTGTCCACCTCACAGCTGGTGGCCTGCACCAGG GTGGTGGCTCCCACCATCAGCTCCCCAGTGtgccaggagcagctgatcgaGGCGGGGAAGCTGGTAGCCAAGTCAGTGGAGGGCTGCGTGGAGGCATCTCAGGGGGCCACCCAGGACGAGGGGCTCCTGAAACAGGTGGGCGTGGCTGCCACCGGCGTCACCCAGGCCCTCAacgagctgctgcagcacatcaAGCAGTACGCCAGCGGGGGGCATCCTATCGGACGCCACGGAGAAGCCACCGACCGCATCCTGGATGTCACAGAGAACATCTTCAGCTCCATGGGAGACGCTG GTGAGATGGTGCGTCAGGCCCGTATCCTCGCCCAGGCCACCTCCGATCTGGTCAACGCCATCAAGATGGACGCAGAGGGAGAGTCCGACCTGGAGAACTCACGCAAGCTGCTGTCAGCCGCCAAGCTGCTGGCTGATGCCACCGCCAAGATGGTGGAGGCTGCGAAG GGTGCAGCAGCGAACCCCGAcagtgaggagcagcagcagaagcttCGAGAGGCCGCTGAAGGTCTCCGCATGGCCACCAATGCTGCCGCTCAGAACGCTATCAAGAAACGGCTGGTCAACAAGCTAGAG AACGCAGCCAAacaggcagcagcagcggcCACTCAGACCATCGCTGCCGCCCAGCACGCTGCCTCCTCCAGCAGGAACCAGGCGGCACAGCAGCAGCTGGTCCAGAGCTGCAAG gtGGTGGCAGAGCAGATCCCTCAGCTGGTTCAGGGGGTCCGGGGCAGCCAGTCCCAGCCTGACAGCCCGAGCGCTCAGCTGGCTCTCATCAGTGCCAGCCAGAACTTCCTGCAG CCTGGTGCTAAGATGGTGACAGCCTCGAAGGCCACAGTCCCCACCATCGGGGACCAGGCTTCAGGCATGCAGCTCAGCCAGTGTGCTAAGAACCTGGCCAGTGCTCTGGCGGAGCTCCGGACCACCTCACAGAAG gctCAGGAGGCGTGCGGTCCTTTGGAGATAGATAACGCTCTGTCCATGGTGAGGGGTCTGGAGAAGGAACTCCAGGAGGCCAAGGCTTCAGCTGAGGCCGGCAAACTGAAACCCCTGCCAGGAGAGACg CTGGAGAAGTCCTCTCAGGATCTGGGGACCAGCACCAAGGCAGTGAGCTCAGCCATGGCCCAGCTGCTGAGCGAGGCCACGCAGGGCAACGAGAACTACACCG GCATGGCGGCCAGAGATGTGGCCCAGGCTCTGAAGTCGTTGGCCTCAGGGGCCAGAGCCGTCGCTGCCACCACCAACGACCCGGCGGCACGCAACGCCATGCTGGACTGCGCCGGCGACGTCATGGACAAATCAGCCAATCTGATCGAAGAGACCAAGAGGGCCATCGCCAAGCCCGGAGACCCAGAGAGTCAGCAGCGACTCGCCCAG gtggctAAGGCAGTGTCTCAGGCCCTGAACAGGAGTGTGAACTGCCTTCCCGGCCAGAGGGATGTGGACAACGCCATCCGCTGTGTGGGCGAGGCCAGCAAGGCTCTCCTGTCTGATTCT TTCCCGTCCAGCGGCAGAAGCTTCCAGGAGGTGCAGGGTCAGCTCAACGAGGTGGCGGCCGGTCTGAACCAGTCAGCCAACGAGGTGGTGCAGGCCTCCAGAGGGACCACCCAGGACCTGGCCCGGGCCACCAGCAAGTTCGGACAGGACTTCAGCAACTTCCTGGATGCCGGTGTCGACATGGCGGGAACATCCCAG TCTAAGGAGGACCAGACCCAGGTGGTGTCCAACCTGAAGACCATCTCCATGTCCTCCAGCAAGCTGCTGCTGTCAGCCAAGGCCCTGTCCACTGACCCCAGCTCCCCTAACCTGAAGAACCAGCTGGCAGCCGCCGCtcg GGCAGTGACAGACAGCATCAACCAGCTCATCACCATGTGCACGCAGCAGGCCCCGGGTCAGAAGGAGTGTGACAACGCTCTCAGAGAGCTGGAG tctgtcCGGGGGATGCTGGAGAACCCGACAGAGGCCGTCAACGATCTGTCCTACTTTGACTGCATCGACAGCGTCATGGAGAACTCTAAG GTCCTCGGTGAGTCCATGGCTGGTATTTCCCACAATGCCAAGAACTCCAACCTGCCGGAGTTTGGGGATTCAGTCAGCGGGGGCTCCAAGGCTCTGTGCGGCCTGACGGAAGCAGCTGCTCAG GCTGCGTACCTGGTGGGAGTATCTGACCCCAACAGCTCAGCCGGTCAGAAGGGTCTGGTGGATCCTGCTCAGTTCGCCCGGGCCAATCAGTCCATTCAGATGGCCTGCCAGAACCTAGTGGACCCCTCCTGCACCCAGTCACAG GTGCTCTCTGCAGCCACCATCGTAGCCAAACACACCTCGGCCCTGTGCAACGCCTGCCGCCTGGCCTCCTCCAAGACCCCCAACCCCGTCGCCAAGAGGCAGTTTGTGCAGTCGGCCAAAGAGGTGGCAAACACCACCGCCAACCTCGTCAAGTCCATCAAG GCTTTGGACGGAGCGTTTAaccaggagaacagagagaagtGTAAGGCTGCCACCGGCCCGCTCATAGAAGCCGTGGACAACCTGACCGCCTTCGCCTCCAACCCGGAGTTCGCCAGCATTCCCGCTCAGATCAGCCCCGAG GGTCATGCCGCCATGGAGCCCATCGTTGTGGCAGCGAAGACGATGCTGGAGAGCTCCACCGGCCTCATCCAGACGGCCCGCTCTCTGGCCGTCAACCCCAAAGACCCCCCCAAGTGGTCGGTGCTGGCAGGACACTCCAGGACGGTGTCGGACTCCATCAAGAAGCTCATCACCAACATGAG AGAGAAGGCTCCTGGGCAGAGGGAGTGTGACGACGCTATCGAGGTTCTGAACGGCTGCATCCGAGAGGTGGACCAGGCCTCTCTGGCCGCCATCAGCCAGCAGCTCACCCCCCGAGAGGACATCTCTAtggag GCGCTCCATGAGCAGATGGCTGCCTCTGTCCATGAGATCAGCAACCTGATCGATCCTGTGGCCGTTGCCGCTCGCTCTGAGGCCTCCCAGCTGGGACACAAG GTGTCTCAGATGTCCAGCTACTTTGAGCCCCTGATCATGGCCTCCATCGGCACAGCCTCTAAGATCGtcagcagccagcagcagatGGCTGTATTGGACCAGACCAAGACTCTGACCGAGTCCGCCTTGCAGATGCTTTACACCGCCAAGGAGGCCGGAGGAAACCCCAAG GCGGCGCACATGCAGGAGGCCCTGGAGGAGTCGGTGCAGATGATGAAGGAGGCAGTCGATGACCTGGGGGCCACGCTGGCCGAGGCCGCCAGTGCAGCGGGGGCTGTGGGCGGCATGGTGGACTCCATCAATGACTCCATCAACAAAATGCAAGACTCCCCGGACATGGAGCCTGAAGGCACCTTCGTGGATTACCAGACCACCATGGTGAAGACGGCCAAGGCCATCGCCGTCACCGTGCAGGAGATG gTGACCAAGTCTAACAACAACCCTGACGACCTGGGAGGATTGGCCAACCAGCTGACCAATGAGTTTGGAAATCTTGCAGATGAGGCCAAATATGCAGCCGTGACCGCAGAGAATGATGAA ATCGGTTCCCACATCAAGAAGCAGGTGGGGGAGCTGGGCTTCAGCTGCACAGGACTGGTGACCAAAGCTGGAGCTCTGCAGTGCAGCCCCAGCGACTCGTTCACCAAGAAGGAGCTGATCGAAAGCGCCCGCAAAGTGTCCGAGAAG GTGTCCCATGTGTTGGCGTCCCTGCAGGCGGGTAACCGCGGCACGCAGGCCTGCATCACAGCCGCCAGCGCTGTGTCGGGGATCATCGCAGACCTCGACACCACCATCATGTTCGCCACCGCGGGAACCCTGAACAGAGAGAACGCAGAGACCTTCGCCGACCACAG AGAATACATCCTGAAGACAGCCAAGGCCCTGGTGGAGGACACCAAGCTGCTGGTGTCTGGAGCCGGAGCCAGTCAGGAGAGACTGGCGCAAGCTGCCCAGTCCTCCGTGTGCACCATCACCAAACTGGCTGATGTGGTCAAACTGGGAGCTGCCAGCCTGGGATCTGAAGACCCAGAGACACAG gtggtCCTGATCAACGCAGTGAAAGACGTGGCTAAGGCTCTGGGTAACCTCATCAGCACCACCAAGGCCGCTGCAGGCAAACCTCACGACGACCCCAGCATGCTGCAGCTGAAGAACTCCGCCAAG GTGATGGTGACCAACGTAACGTCCCTCCTGAAGACGGTGAAGGCGGTGGAGGATGAAGCAACCAAAGGGACCCGAGCTCTGGAGGCTACCATTGAACACATCAAGCAGGAGCTGGCT GTGTTCAGCAGCTCTGAGCCTCCTCCGAAGACCACCACACCGGAGGAGTTCATTCGCACGACCAAAGGAATCACCATGGCGACAGCAAAGGCGGTGGCTGCTGGGAACTCTTGTCGCCAGGAAGACATCATCGCCACGGCCAACCTCAGCAGGAGGGCCATCGCCGACATGCTGCACTCCTGCAAG CAAGCTGCGTACCACCCAGAGGTCAGCAAGGACGTCCAGATGAGAGCTCTGCGCTATGGCAACGAGTGTGCTTCTGGATATCTTGGGCTGCTGGAGCATGTGCTGGTG ATCATCCAGAAGCCCTCTTATGACCTGAAGCAGCAGCTGGCCAGCTACTCCAAGCGGGTGGCAGGGTCTGTCACTGAGCTCATCCAGGCTGCAGAGGCCATGAAAG gcaCTGAGTGGGTGGACCCCGAGGATCCCACCGTCATCGCAGAGAACGAGCTGTTGGGAGCGGCAGCCGCGATTGAAGCAGCTGCCAAGAAACTGGAGCAGCTGAGACCCCGCACCAAACCCAAG GAAGCAGACGAGAGCCTGAACTTTGAGGAGCAGATTCTGGAGGCGGCTAAGTCCATCGCAGCTGCCACCAGCGCTCTGGTTAAAGCGGCTTCAGCGGCGCAGAGGGAGCTGGTGGCTCAGGGGAAG gttgGAGCGATCCAAGCCAACGCTGTGGATGATGGCCAGTGGTCTCAGGGTCTGATTTCTGCC GCTCGGATGGTCGCAGCAGCCACCAACAACCTGTGCGAGGCCGCCAACTCGGCGGTGCAGGGCCACGCCAGCGAGGAGAAGCTCGTCTCGTCCGCCAAGCAGGTGTCGGCCTCCACCGCCCAGCTGCTGGTGGCCTGCAAAGTGAAGGCCGACCAGGACTCCCAGACCATGAAGAGGCTGCAG